The following proteins are encoded in a genomic region of Triticum dicoccoides isolate Atlit2015 ecotype Zavitan chromosome 1B, WEW_v2.0, whole genome shotgun sequence:
- the LOC119349978 gene encoding probable glutathione S-transferase GSTU6: MTHLLIVESVIIIEYIDEAFGSTGPSLLPTDPYERAIARFWVDYIDHKLVIPWKVAFTANTEEDKAEAIKQILAGAKVLEGALKECSNGKPFFGGDNVGYVDIALGGLLAFLQGTEELCGAKLFGTTDTPLLLAWVERFTALDAAKVALPDINKLVVFARTRRPGLLLL, from the exons ATGACCCACTTAT TGATTGTGGAGTCGGTCATCATAATTGAGTACATCGACGAGGCCTTTGGCAGCACCGGCCCCTCCCTCCTGCCCACTGACCCCTACGAGCGTGCCATTGCTCGGTTTTGGGTAGACTACATTGACCACAAG CTAGTCATCCCGTGGAAAGTGGCGTTCACGGCCAACACGGAGGAGGATAAGGCCGAAGCGATAAAGCAAATATTAGCGGGGGCGAAGGTGCTAGAGGGCGCTCTCAAGGAATGCTCCAACGGGAAGCCCTTCTTCGGCGGTGATAACGTTGGATACGTGGATATAGCACTAGGCGGCCTTTTGGCGTTTCTGCAAGGAACTGAAGAACTATGTGGTGCCAAGCTCTTTGGCACCACGGATACCCCACTTCTACTTGCTTGGGTGGAGCGCTTCACCGCACTGGACGCTGCCAAGGTGGCTCTGCCGGACATCAATAAATTGGTTGTGTTTGCAAGGACAAGGCGGCCCGGATTGCTGCTACTATAA